A section of the Pedobacter sp. HDW13 genome encodes:
- a CDS encoding GAF domain-containing protein, which yields MKKRIFNLALNYADLPNVDSAISFGPFIQYLHYKIKEEQTVKSALYRNALKEFEKQGIDNQVIALEEVYQHELLLEHMYACLSPVSLAEDQQAWGLCAPMQPITFYGTELMYELLEHEEKDQNSFAGSRTAEQLQRDRLHFIYSFILNQLYAFHAPLKEKYHSGINSDTGLPGYFHIGVNTGFIEVKAKQPLPELSYRELQQYLSEESGLDKLQQALPLSLFELRGISVLTITDVTARQAVENIKAVRLSRAPGNEGVAYSEVIQSLKVLVKNANIQFDLFPFVRVNNKMVYGYVKGGSGLLFSVWGEETLSPEAFQQIAEGYAANPNSFYSPDIWAESREMFPWLERFRELNVKSMALLPVFHNQVLVGVLGMHTWVGETFDEKKITLLEQVLAPIAQLLQVYIDEFNLEIENIIKEKYTSIQPAVQWKFNEAAWHYLHDKKKNLPLRTDDISFTDVYPFYGAIDIRNSTIERNLASKADLNLHLSLLRDTLQQLSKTYSDALLVEIIFNCNKWNNTLQGEELNTTDENSLNIFLNEETTDYLKLISLSHPNTEKIIDQYLENIAVQGGKVYKNRQALEMSMQLINTDINNYFEAEREKLQESFPCYFEKFRTDGVEYDIYIGQSIAPDRIFNHFHLKNLRLWQLSSMAAIAKMVQQRQSDLPVKLATTQLIFIHNHPIDISFRIDERKFDVEGAYNIRYQMIKKRIDKVLIRNSEERLTQPEKLALIYFNKRDIDDYLPFVKYLQETSVLGAETEDLDLEDLQGLSGLKALRVTIL from the coding sequence ATGAAGAAGCGTATATTTAATCTTGCCCTGAATTATGCAGATTTACCTAACGTAGATTCAGCTATCTCTTTTGGCCCCTTTATACAATACCTACACTATAAAATTAAAGAAGAGCAAACCGTAAAGTCTGCACTTTATCGCAATGCATTAAAAGAATTTGAAAAGCAGGGAATCGACAATCAGGTTATTGCGCTCGAAGAGGTTTACCAGCACGAGTTATTGCTCGAGCATATGTATGCCTGTCTTTCGCCGGTATCTTTAGCCGAAGATCAACAGGCCTGGGGACTTTGTGCGCCCATGCAACCCATTACTTTTTATGGTACTGAGCTGATGTATGAACTGCTCGAGCATGAAGAAAAAGATCAGAACAGTTTCGCGGGTTCAAGAACAGCTGAACAGCTCCAGCGGGATCGCCTGCATTTTATATATTCCTTTATTCTGAACCAACTATATGCTTTCCATGCGCCATTAAAGGAAAAATACCACTCGGGCATCAATTCAGATACCGGTTTGCCGGGCTATTTTCACATTGGAGTAAATACGGGTTTTATTGAGGTAAAAGCTAAACAACCATTGCCCGAACTCAGTTACAGGGAATTGCAACAATATTTGAGTGAAGAATCGGGGCTTGATAAGTTGCAGCAAGCGCTACCGCTATCACTTTTCGAACTCAGGGGCATTTCGGTGCTAACCATAACCGATGTTACCGCAAGACAGGCAGTAGAAAATATTAAAGCTGTGCGGTTGAGCCGTGCTCCGGGCAACGAGGGTGTAGCTTATTCAGAAGTAATTCAATCGCTTAAAGTCCTGGTGAAAAATGCCAATATCCAATTCGATCTTTTTCCCTTTGTAAGGGTTAACAATAAAATGGTTTATGGTTATGTAAAAGGAGGCAGCGGATTGCTTTTCTCGGTATGGGGAGAAGAAACCTTAAGTCCCGAAGCTTTTCAGCAAATTGCCGAGGGCTATGCGGCGAACCCCAATTCCTTTTATTCGCCCGATATCTGGGCCGAAAGCAGAGAGATGTTCCCCTGGTTAGAGCGGTTTAGAGAACTCAATGTAAAATCGATGGCGCTTTTACCAGTATTCCATAATCAGGTTTTAGTTGGGGTATTAGGCATGCATACCTGGGTTGGTGAAACTTTCGATGAAAAGAAAATTACACTATTGGAACAGGTGTTGGCACCTATTGCACAGCTGTTGCAGGTTTATATTGATGAATTTAACCTCGAGATCGAAAACATTATCAAAGAGAAATATACATCTATACAACCTGCAGTACAATGGAAATTTAACGAAGCTGCCTGGCATTACCTGCACGATAAGAAAAAGAATTTGCCCCTGCGCACTGATGATATCAGCTTTACGGATGTTTATCCATTTTATGGGGCAATAGATATCAGAAACTCTACAATCGAAAGAAATTTAGCCAGCAAAGCTGATCTTAATCTGCACTTGAGCCTGCTCCGCGATACACTCCAACAACTCAGTAAAACGTATAGCGATGCCTTACTTGTCGAAATTATTTTTAATTGCAACAAATGGAATAATACTTTGCAGGGCGAGGAGTTGAATACAACCGATGAGAACAGCCTGAATATTTTCCTCAACGAAGAAACCACCGATTATTTAAAGCTCATTTCGCTATCGCATCCCAATACGGAGAAGATTATCGATCAATATCTCGAAAACATTGCTGTGCAGGGGGGCAAGGTGTATAAAAACCGGCAGGCTTTAGAAATGTCCATGCAGTTGATTAATACCGATATAAATAATTACTTCGAAGCTGAACGCGAAAAGCTGCAGGAATCTTTTCCCTGTTATTTCGAAAAATTCAGGACCGATGGTGTGGAGTACGATATTTACATTGGCCAGTCTATTGCTCCAGACCGGATTTTCAATCATTTTCACCTGAAGAACCTGCGTTTGTGGCAACTTTCATCAATGGCAGCAATTGCCAAAATGGTGCAGCAACGCCAATCCGATCTGCCCGTTAAACTGGCTACTACCCAGTTGATTTTTATCCACAATCATCCGATCGATATCAGTTTTAGGATCGATGAAAGAAAGTTTGATGTTGAAGGTGCCTACAATATCAGGTACCAGATGATTAAAAAAAGGATCGACAAAGTACTTATCCGCAACTCCGAAGAGCGGCTAACCCAGCCTGAGAAACTGGCCTTAATCTATTTCAATAAAAGAGACATAGACGATTACCTTCCCTTTGTAAAATACCTGCAGGAAACAAGTGTGTTGGGTGCTGAAACCGAAGATCTTGATTTAGAAGATCTGCAAGGTTTAAGCGGCTTAAAAGCCTTGCGTGTAACCATTTTATAG
- the ggt gene encoding gamma-glutamyltransferase — protein MLRTTKPLNNLKRSLTYLSVVVLLAGCVTGQLGKNNSGEYKNGMVVSAHPKASQVGVDILKKGGNAVDAAVAVQFALAVVYPNAGNIGGGGFMVYRGANGETNALDFREKAAAAASRDMYLDASGSPIVDKSLYGHLAAGVPGSVDGMVEAHKKYGKLSWAQVLQPAIDLAQSGFKITNRQATELNSLHRKLMDFNPNGTALVNLEHTWQENDVLVQKELANTLKLIQEKSRAGFYEGAVADSVVAEMQRGKGLITKADLKNYHATWRKPITGNYKDYKIITMPPTSSGGIALIQLLQSVEPYPLKKWGHNADSTVQVIVEAERRVYADRATHLGDPDFYAVPQQQLLNTDYNKNRMANFNWAAATPSSAVLAGEIKGKEHEETTHFSIVDRDGNAVSITTTLNGSYGSLVAVKGAGFLLNNEMDDFSVKPGAPNMYGLVGGEANAIAPNKRMLSSMTPTIIEKDGKLFMVVGTPGGSTIITSVFQTIINVIDFGMSMQQAVAAKKFHHQWLPDEVYVEKEAIDSLATQKLKAKGYNIVPRGSIGRVDAILRTQWGNYQGGADPRGDDKAIGW, from the coding sequence ATGCTGAGAACTACAAAGCCCCTCAATAATTTAAAAAGGTCGTTAACCTACCTCAGCGTGGTTGTTTTGTTGGCGGGTTGTGTAACCGGGCAATTAGGTAAGAACAACAGTGGCGAATATAAAAACGGTATGGTGGTTTCTGCCCATCCCAAAGCTTCGCAGGTTGGGGTCGATATTTTAAAAAAAGGTGGTAATGCAGTTGATGCCGCGGTTGCAGTGCAGTTTGCTCTTGCCGTTGTTTACCCCAATGCTGGTAATATAGGTGGCGGTGGTTTTATGGTGTACAGAGGAGCAAATGGCGAAACAAATGCTTTAGATTTTAGAGAGAAAGCAGCGGCAGCAGCGAGCAGGGATATGTATCTGGATGCTTCAGGTAGTCCGATAGTAGACAAGAGTTTGTATGGGCATCTGGCTGCAGGCGTACCCGGGTCGGTTGATGGCATGGTCGAAGCGCATAAAAAATACGGAAAGCTGAGCTGGGCACAGGTGTTACAACCAGCAATAGATTTAGCGCAAAGCGGATTTAAAATTACTAATCGTCAGGCCACCGAGCTGAATAGTCTGCACAGAAAGTTGATGGATTTTAATCCTAACGGTACAGCGCTTGTAAATTTAGAGCATACCTGGCAGGAAAATGATGTATTGGTACAAAAAGAACTGGCCAATACTTTAAAACTTATTCAGGAAAAAAGCAGGGCTGGTTTTTACGAAGGTGCTGTGGCCGACTCGGTTGTAGCCGAAATGCAACGCGGTAAGGGCTTAATTACCAAAGCAGATTTAAAAAATTACCATGCCACCTGGCGTAAACCCATTACAGGCAATTATAAAGATTATAAAATTATTACCATGCCGCCAACGAGTAGCGGTGGCATTGCCTTAATTCAGTTGCTCCAATCAGTAGAGCCTTATCCTTTAAAAAAATGGGGACACAATGCCGATTCAACTGTGCAGGTAATTGTAGAGGCTGAACGGCGGGTATATGCAGACCGGGCTACACATTTAGGCGACCCCGATTTTTATGCGGTTCCGCAACAACAGTTATTAAATACTGACTATAATAAAAACCGCATGGCAAATTTTAACTGGGCTGCTGCAACACCAAGTAGTGCAGTACTGGCCGGCGAAATTAAAGGAAAGGAGCATGAAGAAACCACACATTTTTCTATCGTAGACCGCGATGGCAATGCAGTTTCGATTACCACAACCTTAAATGGCTCGTATGGCTCATTAGTTGCAGTAAAAGGTGCAGGTTTTCTGCTTAATAACGAAATGGACGATTTTTCGGTTAAACCCGGTGCACCAAATATGTATGGTTTGGTTGGTGGCGAAGCCAACGCCATTGCACCAAATAAAAGAATGTTAAGCTCGATGACACCAACCATTATTGAAAAAGACGGAAAATTATTTATGGTTGTGGGTACCCCGGGAGGTTCAACCATTATTACTTCGGTATTCCAAACCATTATTAATGTAATTGACTTCGGTATGTCGATGCAACAAGCAGTAGCGGCTAAAAAATTTCACCACCAGTGGTTACCCGACGAAGTGTATGTAGAAAAAGAGGCAATTGATAGCCTGGCCACCCAAAAATTAAAGGCTAAAGGTTATAATATTGTACCAAGAGGATCGATTGGAAGGGTGGACGCTATTTTGAGGACCCAATGGGGTAACTATCAGGGTGGGGCAGATCCGCGGGGGGATGATAAGGCCATTGGCTGGTAG
- a CDS encoding long-chain fatty acid--CoA ligase, with product MAAEIKRVFDLLKYSLENPKKEFISGKIKGKWINYSTADFCTAVDNLSRGLIKQGINKGGRVAVMSHNRPEWNIADFAANQIGAYQIPLYPTLAEHDIQFILKDAEISIVFVADEELYKKIKPCADAINPAIKIYSFNEIAEAENWNVLIADGKVATEINLDDYRAKVEPEDVLTLIYTSGTTGTPKGVMLTHNNLVANFVNSSVVIPEGVKKGLSFLPLSHIFERMIIYLYLFNSTAVYYAESMETIVADIQHVKPNAFSTVPRLLEKVYDKIMEKGKALTGVKRGIFFWSVALAEKYSVNAGAWYNLKLGIARKLVFKKWQEALGGEIVVIVSGGAALNPRLARIFWAAGMPVFEGYGLTETSPVITVNHFGGTMFGTVGEVIKGVEVKIAADGEVLTRGHQVMKGYYNRPDLTSEAIDEEGWFHTGDIGELVDGRFLKITDRKKEMFKTAGGKYVAPQMLENKYKESIFIEQIMVLGENRKFPSALIVPNFETLKTWAGRKGISFTVIDELIKNEQVLAKYNEVIEAANAGFGKWEQVKRFALLPKEWSIDGGELTPKLSLKRKVITEKNNEVIEKIYKDAENYKAPQ from the coding sequence ATGGCGGCAGAAATTAAACGGGTTTTTGATCTTTTGAAATATAGCCTCGAAAATCCCAAGAAGGAATTCATCAGCGGAAAAATTAAGGGGAAATGGATAAATTATAGTACAGCCGATTTTTGTACTGCGGTAGATAATTTAAGTCGCGGATTAATTAAACAAGGTATTAATAAAGGCGGAAGAGTGGCTGTAATGTCGCACAACCGGCCCGAATGGAACATTGCCGATTTTGCTGCCAACCAAATAGGGGCTTACCAAATTCCATTATACCCAACACTGGCCGAACACGATATTCAGTTTATATTAAAGGATGCTGAGATTTCGATCGTATTTGTGGCCGACGAAGAATTGTATAAAAAAATAAAACCCTGTGCCGATGCCATAAATCCGGCCATTAAGATTTATAGTTTCAACGAAATTGCCGAAGCGGAAAACTGGAATGTACTGATAGCTGATGGCAAAGTGGCGACAGAGATCAACCTCGACGATTATCGGGCAAAAGTTGAACCCGAAGACGTTTTAACTTTGATTTATACTTCAGGTACAACAGGCACCCCTAAAGGGGTAATGCTAACGCACAATAACCTGGTGGCCAACTTTGTCAACTCATCAGTTGTAATACCCGAAGGTGTTAAAAAAGGGCTTAGCTTTTTGCCTTTGTCGCATATTTTCGAACGGATGATCATTTATTTGTACCTGTTCAACTCTACTGCAGTGTATTATGCTGAAAGTATGGAAACCATTGTTGCCGATATTCAGCATGTAAAACCTAATGCATTTTCTACCGTTCCCCGTCTGCTCGAAAAAGTGTACGATAAGATTATGGAGAAAGGCAAAGCTTTAACAGGTGTTAAAAGAGGCATTTTCTTCTGGTCGGTTGCATTGGCCGAGAAATATTCGGTTAACGCAGGTGCCTGGTATAATTTAAAACTGGGTATTGCCCGTAAACTGGTTTTTAAAAAATGGCAGGAAGCCCTGGGCGGAGAAATTGTGGTAATTGTATCAGGTGGGGCAGCGTTAAACCCGCGTTTAGCCAGGATTTTCTGGGCAGCTGGTATGCCGGTTTTCGAAGGCTATGGTTTAACCGAAACTTCGCCTGTAATTACCGTAAACCATTTTGGAGGCACCATGTTTGGCACCGTTGGCGAAGTAATTAAAGGTGTAGAAGTAAAAATTGCGGCAGATGGCGAAGTACTAACCCGCGGGCACCAGGTAATGAAAGGTTATTACAACCGCCCTGATTTAACCAGCGAGGCGATAGATGAGGAAGGCTGGTTCCATACAGGCGATATTGGCGAACTGGTAGATGGTCGCTTTTTAAAGATTACGGATCGTAAGAAAGAAATGTTTAAAACAGCAGGTGGTAAATATGTGGCACCACAGATGCTCGAAAATAAATACAAAGAGTCGATCTTTATCGAACAGATTATGGTTTTGGGTGAGAACAGGAAATTTCCTTCGGCGCTTATTGTGCCTAACTTCGAAACCTTAAAAACCTGGGCAGGCCGAAAAGGCATTAGCTTTACAGTAATAGATGAGCTCATTAAAAACGAGCAGGTTTTAGCTAAATATAACGAAGTTATTGAAGCGGCAAATGCAGGTTTTGGTAAATGGGAGCAAGTAAAAAGGTTTGCTTTATTGCCTAAAGAGTGGAGCATTGATGGTGGTGAACTTACGCCAAAATTAAGCTTAAAAAGAAAAGTGATTACAGAGAAAAATAACGAAGTAATTGAAAAGATATATAAAGATGCTGAGAACTACAAAGCCCCTCAATAA
- a CDS encoding M61 family metallopeptidase, producing MAAKAQVKIGFEVSFKEPQAHYAEVQMNISGLAKDYVDVKMPVWTPGSYLVREFEKSVEEFKASAAGKAVKVEKVRKNIWRIFSANAKDIQINYRVYAFEISVRTAFIDESHAFLSPTAIFMHPDGMIKSPSTVKIIPFNTWSKVSTGLTPVTGEQFTYKATDFDILYDSPIEVGNQDTFEFTAAGVRHEVAMYGGGNYDKEKLKVDMAKIVEKETAVYGENPNKYYLFIVHNFLKGGGGLEHLNSTTLGATRNAYNTVEGYKGFLGLVAHEYHHLWNVKRLRPVALGPFDYDNENYTTNLWVAEGFTSYYENKYLHRAGFTDVNEFLKDLAGGVGTVLNTPGAKYQSAASSSYDAWIIGYRPNENSKNNSISYYNKGEVIGILMDLEIINATKGAKSLDDVMKAMYLQCKTLKRGYTDAEFKAMVEKISGISFTNFWAKYVNGVDDVEYVKYFGYAGVDVATENATPGKPVTGAAVQLGNIGLEVTSVVRNSAAWINGLNVNDVIVQIDGLSLSEALKSVKLKDPKFSLDILPLITNKKAGDQLSVKVIRDGLEKEFSLTLKENPNVRLKATVNENATAAQKAVLKKWTGV from the coding sequence ATGGCAGCGAAGGCGCAGGTAAAAATAGGCTTTGAGGTTTCTTTTAAAGAACCACAAGCACATTATGCAGAGGTGCAGATGAATATTTCTGGACTGGCAAAAGATTATGTAGATGTAAAAATGCCGGTATGGACCCCTGGTTCTTACCTGGTACGCGAATTTGAAAAAAGTGTAGAAGAGTTTAAAGCTTCTGCAGCCGGTAAAGCGGTTAAAGTAGAAAAAGTAAGAAAAAATATTTGGAGAATCTTTTCGGCAAATGCCAAAGATATTCAGATTAATTACCGCGTTTATGCATTCGAAATTTCTGTTCGTACTGCATTTATCGATGAGTCGCATGCATTTTTATCGCCTACTGCAATTTTTATGCACCCTGATGGCATGATTAAATCGCCAAGTACGGTTAAAATTATTCCTTTTAATACCTGGTCTAAAGTTTCAACAGGCTTAACCCCGGTTACAGGCGAACAGTTTACTTATAAAGCTACTGATTTTGATATTTTATATGATAGCCCGATTGAAGTAGGTAACCAGGATACTTTTGAGTTTACTGCTGCGGGTGTTCGCCATGAAGTGGCCATGTATGGTGGTGGTAACTACGATAAAGAAAAACTTAAAGTAGATATGGCTAAAATTGTAGAGAAAGAAACTGCAGTTTATGGCGAAAACCCTAATAAATACTATCTTTTTATTGTACATAACTTTTTAAAAGGTGGCGGTGGTTTAGAGCATTTAAACTCTACTACTTTAGGCGCTACCAGAAATGCTTACAATACTGTCGAAGGTTATAAAGGCTTTTTAGGTTTGGTTGCGCACGAATATCACCACCTTTGGAATGTGAAACGTTTGCGTCCTGTTGCTTTAGGCCCTTTCGATTACGATAACGAGAATTACACCACTAACCTTTGGGTGGCCGAAGGTTTTACCTCTTATTATGAGAATAAATATTTGCACCGTGCAGGTTTTACTGATGTAAACGAATTTTTGAAAGATTTAGCAGGAGGTGTAGGTACAGTTTTAAATACACCTGGTGCCAAATACCAATCAGCCGCTTCTTCTAGTTACGATGCCTGGATTATCGGTTATCGTCCGAACGAGAACTCAAAAAACAATTCAATTTCTTACTACAATAAAGGTGAGGTAATTGGTATTTTGATGGATCTCGAAATTATTAATGCTACAAAAGGCGCTAAAAGTTTGGATGATGTAATGAAAGCCATGTACTTGCAGTGCAAAACTTTAAAACGCGGCTATACCGATGCCGAATTTAAAGCCATGGTTGAAAAAATATCGGGAATTAGTTTTACCAATTTCTGGGCAAAATACGTTAACGGTGTTGATGATGTAGAGTATGTAAAATATTTCGGCTATGCTGGTGTTGATGTTGCGACCGAAAATGCCACTCCAGGGAAACCCGTTACCGGTGCTGCAGTTCAGTTGGGTAATATTGGTTTAGAAGTAACTTCGGTTGTCCGAAATTCGGCTGCCTGGATAAATGGTTTAAACGTTAACGATGTTATTGTGCAAATTGATGGATTGTCGTTGAGTGAAGCATTGAAAAGTGTAAAACTGAAAGATCCTAAATTTTCGTTAGATATTTTGCCGCTTATTACCAATAAAAAAGCAGGCGATCAGCTAAGCGTTAAAGTAATCAGGGATGGCCTGGAGAAAGAATTTTCTTTAACCCTTAAAGAAAATCCAAATGTACGCTTAAAGGCAACCGTTAACGAAAATGCAACAGCCGCTCAAAAAGCTGTATTGAAAAAATGGACAGGAGTTTAG
- a CDS encoding biotin/lipoyl-binding protein, which produces MKKRYIFYAVLALGLAYLVYYRINANKKLEGKGGASAGAGKGKAGDKDGKSAPLVVDGIVVKPVSFNNDLEVTGAIEANESVVLKSEVSGLVTGIYFQEGTTVAKGSVLVKVNDRDIQAQLQDALTKQKLSATNENRAKQLLAKGQSVRKNTTRPWQI; this is translated from the coding sequence ATGAAGAAAAGGTATATTTTTTATGCTGTTTTAGCTCTGGGCCTGGCCTATCTGGTATATTACAGAATTAACGCAAACAAAAAACTAGAGGGAAAAGGCGGAGCTTCTGCCGGTGCAGGAAAAGGTAAAGCAGGCGATAAAGACGGAAAATCGGCGCCGCTTGTGGTAGATGGTATTGTGGTAAAACCGGTATCGTTTAACAACGACCTGGAAGTAACCGGCGCCATTGAAGCCAATGAATCGGTAGTATTAAAAAGTGAAGTATCGGGGTTGGTTACCGGAATTTATTTCCAGGAAGGCACCACTGTAGCTAAAGGAAGTGTGCTGGTAAAAGTAAACGATAGAGATATACAGGCGCAATTGCAGGATGCGCTAACCAAGCAAAAACTTTCTGCCACCAACGAAAATCGGGCAAAACAACTGCTGGCCAAGGGGCAATCAGTCAGGAAGAATACGACACGGCCCTGGCAGATTTAA
- a CDS encoding efflux RND transporter periplasmic adaptor subunit — protein MADLKSLQAQAQLIRAQLAKTTIRAPFTGRVGLRSISAGTYLTPATVIANLVSTNPVKVTFSVPEKYAGQVKINSEIIFTTDGSAKQNKGKVYAIEPGINAATRTLQIRALAPNADNALLPGSFAKIKLALNTLQNAILIPNEAVIPVLKGKIVYIQKDGKAKEVNVEAGTRTDENIVITSGLKAGDTVLTTGSMALKKDAPVKVHLVKE, from the coding sequence CTGGCAGATTTAAAATCTTTACAGGCACAAGCGCAATTAATCAGGGCGCAATTAGCAAAAACTACTATCCGGGCGCCTTTTACAGGCCGGGTGGGTTTACGCAGCATCTCTGCCGGAACCTATTTAACACCTGCCACCGTAATTGCCAATCTGGTGAGCACCAATCCGGTTAAGGTTACCTTCTCCGTACCAGAGAAATACGCCGGTCAGGTTAAAATAAATTCTGAAATTATTTTTACTACCGATGGTTCTGCCAAACAGAACAAAGGAAAAGTATATGCCATAGAGCCGGGTATTAATGCAGCAACACGCACTTTACAAATCAGGGCTTTGGCGCCAAATGCCGATAATGCACTATTGCCGGGCTCATTTGCCAAAATTAAACTGGCCTTAAACACCCTTCAAAATGCGATCCTGATCCCTAACGAAGCTGTTATTCCGGTTTTAAAAGGCAAAATTGTTTATATACAGAAAGATGGCAAAGCAAAGGAAGTTAATGTAGAGGCCGGTACCCGTACCGATGAAAACATTGTAATTACTTCGGGATTAAAAGCAGGCGACACAGTTTTAACCACAGGCTCGATGGCTTTGAAGAAAGATGCGCCGGTTAAAGTTCATTTGGTTAAAGAATAA